From the genome of Arthrobacter russicus:
CGCCCCGTCGAGCGCCTCGGCCGCTTCGGAAAACGTCCCCGGGTCCAGCACCAGCGCCACTCCGGCTTTTTCCAGGCGGATGCAGGCATGAGTGAATTTGGTCAACAACATGGCAACAGACTACGCCTGCGGCGCAGCCGCCGCGACGCCGGAACACCTCGGGGACTGATAACCTTTAAGCCGGGGGAAGTTCGCTGAGCAGGAGGCAGATGTGACCGAAACAAGCACACCGGTGAAAGAGCAACGGGTCACCAAACAACGGCTGGCGGTCAGCGCGGCTTTGGACGAACTGGATGATTTCGTCAGCACCCAGGAGCTGCACCGGATCCTGCAGGACCGCGGCATTTCGGTCTCCCTCGCCACCTCTTACCGGATTTTGCAATCCATGGCCGAAGACGGCGCCGTGGATGTGCTCCGCAACCCTGAAGGCGAAGCGGTCTACCGGCGCTGTGCGGTCGCCGAACACCACCACCACCTGTTGTGCCGCAATTGCGGCAAAGCCGTGGAGATCGAGGCGCCGGTGGTGGAAAAATGGGCGGTCAAAATGGCCCAGGAAAACGGCTACACCGAGATCAACCACACCGTGGAGATCATTGGACTGTGCCCCGAATGCACGCTGCTGCGGCAGGCCGGACAACTCTGATTCTGCTGCAGCCGGTGGTTCAGCGCCGCAGCAGATAGGGTCTGGCACTGCGCGTCCAGACCAGAATCAGCGCGGTCGCCGAGATCAGCAAGTCCGCCAGCGGAATGGACAGCGCCTGCACCGACCCGGCTTGCTGGAACGGATTGCTGCCTTCCGGCGCATAGGACATCCCGATCATCAGGGAAATCACCAGGAACCCGGCCAGAAGTGCCAGGAAATTGGCTCCGGCCAGCAGGCTCGAGACCCCGCGGACCCGGCGCCAACCGATGGCCGTGGCCACCGCCATCGCAGTCCACAGCCCAGCCGGCAGAACCGCCGGCAAAATCGCGAACAGGACAAGCGACCAAAACCAATCACCGGGGTCCAAGAAGCCGTCCGGAAGGTACAGCGGGAACAGCAGCCACAGCCAGAGCAGGGATTGCATCGCGCCGAGGGCCATCAGCAGCACCGCGGCCCGGACGGTTCCGGGCATCCGGTCCACGGCTCCCCCGGCACCGGGCGACGGTTCGATTGGCTCCACCAGTCGAGCCTATGCCGAGCTCAGCGGCATTGCCCCGGAACCGACGAACTCTGCCCGGAAGGTCCTCAGACCATGCGCCTGCGGGTAATCCCCCGGTTTCGCCGGCGCCGCGCGATCAAACGGCAGACCAGATAAATCGCGAAGGAAAGCGTCGTGACGTAAGGGCTGATCGGGATCCTGCCGCCCAGGGCGAGCATGATCCCGCCGACCGTCGCCCCCACGGCGAAGAGCACGCTGAGCAAAACCACGATGCGCGGCGATGTCGCCACCTGCATCGCCGCCGCCGCCGGCGTGATCAGCAAGGCGAGCACCAGGAGCGCGCCCACGATTTGGATCGACAAGGCGACCGAGATGCCCAACAGCACCATGAAACCGATCGACAGCGCCCGCACCGGCACACCCCGGGCCTGGGCGATGTCCGGATCCACACTGGCGAAAGTCAGTGGACGCCAGATCACCAGCAAGGCCAGGATCACCAGGACTGCTGCTCCGAGCAGCGCATTCAGCTGGGTCGCATCGACCGAAACGATCTGGCCGGTGAGCAGCCCGAACTTGTTCGCGGCGCGGCCTTGGTAGAGCGAGAGGAACAAGATGCCCAGGCCCAGGCCGAACGGCATCAGCACCCCGATGATCGAGTTGCGATCGCGCGCCCGCACCCCCATCAAGCCGAGGATCAAAGCCGCAGCCACCGAACCGACGAGCGAACCGCCGATCACGTCCACTCCGATCAGCAAGGCGAGGGCCGCGCCGGCGAAGGACAATTCCGCGATCCCGTGCACCGCGAAAGCCAGGTCCCGCATCATCACGAAAGTGCCGATCAAGCCGCCGACCACACCGAGCACCGCGCCGGCCAACAGGGAATCCCGGAACAACGGCAAGAGCTCGCCGTAGTTGCTGAAATTGAAAATCTCGCCGAAGACCGCGAGCACGTCCTGCCAGTTCATACCGGCTCCTCCGCGTCGTGCGCATGATCGTGCGTGGTGGCATCGGGTTGACCGACCACGACGATCCGGCCGTTGCTCCGGAAAACATCCACCGGCGTGCCGTAGAGGTCGCTGAGGACTTCCGAGGTCATCACCTCGTCCGGAGTGCCGACCCGGAACCGGCCACCGGCCAGGTAGAGCACCCGGTCCACGTGTTCGATGATCGGGTTGATCTCATGGGTGACGAAGACGACCGCGGTTCCGGCCCGATGCGCTTGTTCGGCGACCAACGAACTCACCGCCCGTTGGTGCCGCAAATCGAGGGAAAGCAGCGGCTCGTCGCACAGCAGCAACGCCGGCTCGGTGGCCAGTGCCTGGGCCACCCGGAGCCGCTGTTGTTCGCCACCGGAAAGCAGGCCTACCGGAACATCGGCATATTCGGTCGCGCCGACTTTGCGCAGTAGATCGTCGACCCGGCGGCGGTACGCCTTCGCGCCCAACCGCACGCCCCAGTGGTCGCCGTCGATGCCCAAGCCGACCAGGTCCCGGGCCCGCAACGGGGTTTGCGCGGCAAACCCCTTCTGCTGCGGCACGTAGCCGATGGTTCGATTCCCGACGGTCTTGCCGCCGACGGCTTTGCCCGCCACTTCCAAGCTCCCGGAACTCAGTTTCTGCAGGCCGAGGAGCACCTTGAGGAAGCTCGTCTTGCCGCTGCCATTGGGGCCGAGCACGGCGAAGAATTCCCCGGGCTCGATGGTCAAATCCAAATCCCGCCACAAGGTGCGCGCGCCGAAGCTCAAGGTGGCTCCGCGCAGGTTGAGGACACTCGACGGCACTGGGTTCACGCTTTCATCCGAACGGTCTGGCTTCAGGTGGTCTTACTTCAAGGCATCGGCGATGTGGTTCGCATTCTGCGTCATCCATCCCAGGTAATCTTGGCCCTCCGGCAGCGTTTCCGAGAAATTGACCACTGGCACTCCCGCCGCCTCCGCGGCCTTTTTCAGCGACTCGGTCTGCGGCCCCTCGGTCTGATCGTTGTAGGCCAGGAATCTCACGCTCTTGGAACTGAGCAGGTCGCTCGCCGCCTTGAGCACCGCAGGCGGCACATCGGAACCTTCTTCGATGGCATGGCTGTACTCCTCCGGGGTTTTGTTCACCAGTCCGGCGCTCTGCAGCATCCACAGCGGAACCGGCTCGGTGATCGCCACCGGCTGCCCCTCGGAGCCGGACTTCACCCCGGCCAAGACGGTTTCGATCTGCGCCACCGAGGCTTTGAACTTTTCCGCATTCGCGGTGAATTCGGCCGCGTTAGCGGTATCGATCCCACCGAGTTTCTGGGCGATCCGGTCGGCGAGTTTGCTCACCGACGGCAAGGAGTACCAGACGTGCTCGTTGAAATCCTCGGAATTCGCAGCGGTCTTCAACCCGGAAAGTTCCACGACGTCGATGAGTTTGCCCGGGTCGGCGCCCTCGGCCAACTTGCTGAAGAAGTCGTCGTAGCCGCCGCCGTTTTCGATCAGCAGGGCGGCTTTGCTCACCGCCAGCTTGTCCTGCGCAGTGGTCTCATAGGAGTGCGGATCCTGGCTGGCATTGGCGATGATCGAGGTGACCTTGACCCGGTCCCCACCGATCTTCGACACGATGTCGCCGTAGACGTTGGTCACCGCGACCACCTCGATGCGCTGTGTCCCGGAGCTGCCTCCGGAGGCCTGCGGGGATCCGCTCGAACCGCCGCAGGCGGCCAAGCCGAGGGCCAAGCCAGCGGCGGCGAGCGCAGTGAGCGCGGCCCGCGCCGGACGGACGGACGAGGGGCTTGGCAAACGCCGCATGATGACCTCAGTTTCCTCAGCTGTGTTTCGCTGGAATCGACCAGCTATCGAGAACGATGTGCAATAAGCACGTTCTCCAGCATAAGCCAACCAGGAATCATTCGCATAAACGAGGGATCGGACAACCCGCTCAGCGCAGTTCCCGCTCCCTGATCTCGCCCACGAGTTCTTCGATCACGTCTTCCAGGAAGAGCACTCCGCTGGTGCTCCCGTCCGCAGCGATCACCCGGGCCAGGTGCGATCCGGTACGCTGCATGATGCGCAAGGCGTCTTCGATTTCTTCGGCCTGATCCAGGTTTACCAGGGTCCGGACCCGGGATTCGGCCAATGGCATCTCGTATTCGTCTTCGGGGACATTCAGGACGTCCTTGATGTGCACATAGCCGGTCAGGTTGCCCGCATCGTCGGAAAGCACGAACCGCGAGAATCCGGTGTGCCGCACCGCTGCTTCGACATCCAAGGGCGTGGCCGAGGCGAACAGCGTATGCAGGGATTCCAAGGGCACCATGACCTGGCCCGCGGTGCGCTCGGAGAACTCCAAGGCACCGCTGAGCAGCCCGGTCTGGTCATCGACCAGACCGTGCTTGGTCGACTCCGCAACGATCGACTGCACCTCTTCGAGCGTGAAGCTGGAGGTTACTTCGTCCTTGGGCTCCACCTTGAACCAGCGGATGATGTGGTTCGCCACCCAGTTCAAGCTGAAAATCAGCGGCCGGACCACCTTGGAAACCCAGACCAGCGGCGGAGCCAAGACCAATGCGGCCTTGTCCGCCACCGAGACCGAGATGTTCTTCGGCACCATTTCGCCGAAGGTCACGTGCAAGAAGGTCACCAATAACAACACCAGGATGAAGACCGCCGGCGAGGCGATGCTCTCCGGGACGCCCAGGTCCACGACCGGACCGAGGATCAAGTACTTGATCGCCGGCTCCGCGACCTGCAGGATCAACAACGAGGCCACGGTGATGCCCAGCTGCGCGCAGGCGAGCATGAGCGAGACGTGTTCCATCGCGTAAAGCGTGGTCCGGGCCCGCTTTGAACCCGCCTCAGCAAGCGGCTCGATCTGGCTTCGACGCGCGCTCATGATCGCGAACTCGGCGCCTACGAAGAATGCGTTCGCCAGCAGCAACACCACCAGCCAGACGATTCCGCCCCAGTCGCTCATCGTTCCCGCCCTTCAGCCGCGGGCAAAGCATCCTCGGCAATCGGGATGAACCGCACCCGGTCCACCCGTTTGCCGTCCATCCGCTCCACCTCCAAAACGCCACCCACCGTCTCCACGGTGTCGCCGACGGCGGGGATCCGGCCCAGGCCGGCCATCAAAAAGCCGCCGACCGTCTCGTAGCTGGCCTCATCTGGAACTCGCAGCCCCGGAATCTGGTCGGTGATTTCATCCGGACGCATCAGCCCCGGGAAGTGCCAGTCTCCGGTGGTGCTCTGCAGGACGCCCGGCGTCGTGTGGTCGTGTTCGTCTTCGACTTCGCCGACGATCTCTTCCACTAGGTCCTCCAAGGTCACGACCCCGGCAGTGCCGCCGTACTCGTCGACCACGATGGCCAATTGGAGGTTGCCGCCGCGCAGCTCGCGCAGCAAGGCATCGAGATGGATGGTTTCCGGAACCCGGAGCACGTCCTCCTTGATGGTTCCGGCCTGCAATCCTTCGCGTTTGTCGGTGGGCACCGCGATTGCCCGTTTGACGTGGACCACGCCCCGGACGTCGTCGGCGGAATCGCCGGTTACCGGGAAGCGGGAGAACCCAGTGCGTCGGGCGGCATCGATGACATCGGTCAACGGGGCGTCGATGTCAATCATCTCCGCCTGGATCCGCGGCGTCATCACATCGGCGGCGGTACGCTCCGAAAATTGCAGCGAACGAGCCAGGAAGTTCGCGGTCCCCGCAGCCAAGGTGCCCATTTCCGCAGAACGCCGGACCAGCGAAGCCAATTCGGCCGGACTACGCGCCCCAGAAATCTCTTCTTTGGCTTCAATGCCGAAGAGATACAGCACCCGATTCGAGAACCCGTTCAGCAACACGATCGCCGGCCGGAACACCGCAGTGAACATCAATTGCGGCCGGGCCAAAAGCTTCCCGACGACGAAAGCCCGGGCAATCGCCATGTTCTTGGGCACCAATTCGCCCAGCAGCATCGACAGCAACGTCGCCAGCACCAAGGCGATGACCAAGGAGATCGTCGAGGCGATTTGCGGCGGAATGCC
Proteins encoded in this window:
- a CDS encoding metal ABC transporter permease; translation: MNWQDVLAVFGEIFNFSNYGELLPLFRDSLLAGAVLGVVGGLIGTFVMMRDLAFAVHGIAELSFAGAALALLIGVDVIGGSLVGSVAAALILGLMGVRARDRNSIIGVLMPFGLGLGILFLSLYQGRAANKFGLLTGQIVSVDATQLNALLGAAVLVILALLVIWRPLTFASVDPDIAQARGVPVRALSIGFMVLLGISVALSIQIVGALLVLALLITPAAAAMQVATSPRIVVLLSVLFAVGATVGGIMLALGGRIPISPYVTTLSFAIYLVCRLIARRRRNRGITRRRMV
- a CDS encoding Fur family transcriptional regulator; its protein translation is MTETSTPVKEQRVTKQRLAVSAALDELDDFVSTQELHRILQDRGISVSLATSYRILQSMAEDGAVDVLRNPEGEAVYRRCAVAEHHHHLLCRNCGKAVEIEAPVVEKWAVKMAQENGYTEINHTVEIIGLCPECTLLRQAGQL
- a CDS encoding metal ABC transporter ATP-binding protein is translated as MNPVPSSVLNLRGATLSFGARTLWRDLDLTIEPGEFFAVLGPNGSGKTSFLKVLLGLQKLSSGSLEVAGKAVGGKTVGNRTIGYVPQQKGFAAQTPLRARDLVGLGIDGDHWGVRLGAKAYRRRVDDLLRKVGATEYADVPVGLLSGGEQQRLRVAQALATEPALLLCDEPLLSLDLRHQRAVSSLVAEQAHRAGTAVVFVTHEINPIIEHVDRVLYLAGGRFRVGTPDEVMTSEVLSDLYGTPVDVFRSNGRIVVVGQPDATTHDHAHDAEEPV
- a CDS encoding hemolysin family protein; translation: MSDWGGIVWLVVLLLANAFFVGAEFAIMSARRSQIEPLAEAGSKRARTTLYAMEHVSLMLACAQLGITVASLLILQVAEPAIKYLILGPVVDLGVPESIASPAVFILVLLLVTFLHVTFGEMVPKNISVSVADKAALVLAPPLVWVSKVVRPLIFSLNWVANHIIRWFKVEPKDEVTSSFTLEEVQSIVAESTKHGLVDDQTGLLSGALEFSERTAGQVMVPLESLHTLFASATPLDVEAAVRHTGFSRFVLSDDAGNLTGYVHIKDVLNVPEDEYEMPLAESRVRTLVNLDQAEEIEDALRIMQRTGSHLARVIAADGSTSGVLFLEDVIEELVGEIRERELR
- a CDS encoding hemolysin family protein: MEWLLLVVGVFLILGTGFFVAVEFSLVALDQTMVQKAVAGGDRGAEPLLRCLKSLSTQLSSCQLGITLTTLLTGFVMEPSLGALLAGPVATLGIPPQIASTISLVIALVLATLLSMLLGELVPKNMAIARAFVVGKLLARPQLMFTAVFRPAIVLLNGFSNRVLYLFGIEAKEEISGARSPAELASLVRRSAEMGTLAAGTANFLARSLQFSERTAADVMTPRIQAEMIDIDAPLTDVIDAARRTGFSRFPVTGDSADDVRGVVHVKRAIAVPTDKREGLQAGTIKEDVLRVPETIHLDALLRELRGGNLQLAIVVDEYGGTAGVVTLEDLVEEIVGEVEDEHDHTTPGVLQSTTGDWHFPGLMRPDEITDQIPGLRVPDEASYETVGGFLMAGLGRIPAVGDTVETVGGVLEVERMDGKRVDRVRFIPIAEDALPAAEGRER
- a CDS encoding metal ABC transporter solute-binding protein, Zn/Mn family, whose amino-acid sequence is MRRLPSPSSVRPARAALTALAAAGLALGLAACGGSSGSPQASGGSSGTQRIEVVAVTNVYGDIVSKIGGDRVKVTSIIANASQDPHSYETTAQDKLAVSKAALLIENGGGYDDFFSKLAEGADPGKLIDVVELSGLKTAANSEDFNEHVWYSLPSVSKLADRIAQKLGGIDTANAAEFTANAEKFKASVAQIETVLAGVKSGSEGQPVAITEPVPLWMLQSAGLVNKTPEEYSHAIEEGSDVPPAVLKAASDLLSSKSVRFLAYNDQTEGPQTESLKKAAEAAGVPVVNFSETLPEGQDYLGWMTQNANHIADALK